The sequence GCCCCGATCCGGAACCGGAGAAAGGATTCTTCTATCGGTCCGATCACTTCAGTTTCGCCAAACAGGGCGTGCCCGCGCTCTTCACCGATTCGGGAATTGACTATGTGGGCAAGCCCGAAGGGTGGGGGCTGACCATGCGCCAGCGATACACGGCGGAGCGCTATCACAAACCCCAGGATGAATTCGATCCGGCGTGGGACCTGAGCGGGGCGGTCGAGGATTTGCGATTGCTCGTGAAGGTGGGATACCTGGTGGCTACTGGCGACCGCTGGCCCGAGTGGAACCCGGGGACCGAATTCAAAGCGATCCGCGAGAAAATGCTTCAAAAGAAGTGAGACCCGCGGACGTCGCGCGAAAGGTCCTCAACGGAGCCCTCGCCTCACGCTTCAGCCGTAGAGGTCGGGTTCGCCCGGTGGGCGCGTCGCCCACCGTTTGTGGACCCAAACCCAGTGATCGGGATACTGACGCACGAAGGATTCGATCACCTCGTTGAGCCGTTCGGTGTTCACTACGAGATCCTGTGCGTGGTCACCGGTGCGCACGAGATCAACCGGCGGATCAAAGCGAAGAGTATGCCGTCGCGTCCGCTCGTCCCAGATGAGAAATCCCGGAATGATCGGAGCGCCGGTCCTCAGGGCGAAACGAGTGAGTATCGGGGAGGTGCAGCAGGTGATGCCGAGGAACTTACAAAAGACGCCCTCCTGAGGCTGAGTGTTTAAATCCATGAGGACGCCTACAGCTTCACCGCGACGCAGAGCTGCCAGAACTTGCCGCGCGGCATCCTTCTTATCAATTGGGTGATTGCCGCTGAGCGTGCGGTAGCGCTCGATCAATCGGTCCAGCAGAGGATTGTCCAGTCGTCGCACGAGGAAATTTAACGGATGGCCGTAGAGGGCATGAGCGAACGGACTCAGTTCCCATGCCCCGAAATGCGCCGTAAGGATTAACACGCCACGCCCCTGACGGATCGCCTGCTCATAATGCTCCAGTCCCGCGTACTGAACGACCTCGGCGATATTCTCGCGGTGCAACTTGGGGAACTGACTGAACTCGGCAAGATGCCGGCCAAGCATTCGAAAGACGCGCCGGAGTAAGTCCCGGCGCTCAGCACGATGGAGATGGGGGAAGACGAGTTCGAGATTTCTTTCTCCCACACGCCGCAGACGTCGCCAGCCGACATAGACGAGCAAGCCAATGCCTTCTCCCAGCCGCAGGGCCCACCGCCGCGGCAAAAGGCCTAAAAATTTCACCACCATCAGTGCGGGGATGTACTCAATGAGGTCACGAAGCCAGTGCCGCCTGCGCATTCCGAAGGGCGCCAAAGTAGCACAGCTTCTCATGAGCTGTCAAATGGCTCCTCTGGCACGATCCGGCATGGGAGCAGATCGCGGAGTGCGTCGCTTGAGGAAGCGGATCAGGCTTGGAGGGCGTGGTTATAGGTGCCGACTGAGGCCAGATCGTGTTCATCCGGGGTGATGTATTTTACAGATCAGGACGTCCCCTCAAACTGGTTCGACGTGAATAGTAATCTGGCAGTGCCCCAGCTTATCCATCAGGCGGTGCTCGATCTCTTCGGTCACCTGGTGGGCGCGACGGAGGTCATAATGGTCAACTAAAACGCGAAGTTCAATGAAGAGCTTCTCCCCGTCGCTCCGGGAGCGAATATCGTGAACGCTACTGACGCCGGGCACCTGGCGCACGATCTCTTCGATGATTTCCGGACGCACCATGGAGGCGTCAACGAGAACAGGCACCGACTCGGTAAAGATTTGCCATCCACCGTAAGCGATCAATCCAGAGATCGCCAGGGCAAACAAGGGATCGAGGG comes from Blastocatellia bacterium and encodes:
- a CDS encoding lysophospholipid acyltransferase family protein, with translation MRRRHWLRDLIEYIPALMVVKFLGLLPRRWALRLGEGIGLLVYVGWRRLRRVGERNLELVFPHLHRAERRDLLRRVFRMLGRHLAEFSQFPKLHRENIAEVVQYAGLEHYEQAIRQGRGVLILTAHFGAWELSPFAHALYGHPLNFLVRRLDNPLLDRLIERYRTLSGNHPIDKKDAARQVLAALRRGEAVGVLMDLNTQPQEGVFCKFLGITCCTSPILTRFALRTGAPIIPGFLIWDERTRRHTLRFDPPVDLVRTGDHAQDLVVNTERLNEVIESFVRQYPDHWVWVHKRWATRPPGEPDLYG